In Dyadobacter sp. CECT 9275, the following proteins share a genomic window:
- a CDS encoding glucuronyl esterase domain-containing protein: MMKFAAVLLTFNLVTQPLFSQKTIRDESQVVSYVLPDLLKTRSGKMVRTKRDWEKTRRPELLSLFSENVYGKTPSEKVPMRFVQYDADSNALGGQAIRKQVTVYFGKKGERSMDILLYFPRNVKGSVPVFLGLNFAGNQVVHQDPGITITKRWVRDGVAPVIVEHRATEASRGSQAGDWVVEDILARGYGLATVFCGDLQPDRPDSFNEGVHSLFFKEGQNMPQSDEWGAIGAWAWGLSRAMDYLETDKMVDATKVAVIGHSRLGKAALWAGAQDQRFAMVVSNNSGEGGAAITRRKFGETIEIINKAFPHWFSGNYKQFGGREDALPVDYHELIALIAPRPVYIASASEDWWADPKGEYLSGYYASPAYALYGSEGLSTPELPETNRPTGAGKIGYHLRKGGHTMNRYDWQQYLHFADKWLRR; encoded by the coding sequence TGATGAAATTTGCAGCCGTACTCCTGACGTTTAATCTCGTCACCCAACCCCTCTTCTCCCAGAAAACCATCCGGGATGAAAGCCAGGTGGTCTCCTATGTATTACCGGATTTGCTTAAAACAAGATCCGGAAAGATGGTACGTACAAAACGAGACTGGGAAAAGACACGCCGACCGGAGCTACTGAGTTTGTTCTCGGAAAATGTGTACGGGAAAACTCCCTCTGAGAAGGTTCCGATGCGTTTTGTGCAGTATGATGCGGACAGTAATGCCCTTGGCGGGCAGGCTATCAGGAAGCAGGTAACGGTATATTTTGGTAAGAAGGGGGAAAGGAGTATGGATATACTGCTTTACTTTCCACGTAATGTGAAAGGGAGCGTCCCTGTGTTTTTGGGGCTGAACTTTGCGGGTAATCAGGTCGTTCATCAGGATCCTGGTATCACCATCACAAAACGTTGGGTTCGGGATGGTGTGGCCCCTGTTATAGTGGAACATCGGGCTACGGAAGCCAGCCGCGGTAGCCAGGCGGGAGATTGGGTAGTAGAAGATATTCTGGCCAGAGGTTACGGTTTGGCGACGGTTTTTTGCGGAGACCTGCAGCCGGACCGGCCCGACAGTTTCAATGAAGGAGTACATTCGCTTTTTTTTAAAGAAGGCCAAAACATGCCTCAGTCCGACGAGTGGGGGGCCATTGGTGCATGGGCATGGGGGCTTAGCAGGGCTATGGATTATCTGGAAACGGACAAAATGGTGGACGCCACGAAGGTGGCGGTGATTGGGCATTCCAGGCTTGGGAAAGCCGCTTTATGGGCAGGTGCGCAGGATCAGCGGTTTGCAATGGTGGTTTCCAATAACTCAGGTGAAGGTGGTGCGGCCATTACAAGAAGGAAATTCGGAGAAACAATAGAAATTATTAATAAAGCTTTTCCGCATTGGTTTTCGGGAAATTATAAACAATTCGGAGGAAGAGAAGATGCGCTTCCGGTGGATTATCATGAGCTGATCGCATTGATTGCTCCGCGGCCCGTTTATATTGCCAGTGCGTCGGAAGATTGGTGGGCCGATCCTAAAGGAGAATACCTGTCCGGTTATTATGCTTCACCTGCGTATGCCCTTTACGGATCTGAGGGTTTGTCAACTCCGGAGCTGCCTGAAACAAACCGGCCCACAGGCGCTGGGAAAATAGGGTATCATTTGCGGAAAGGTGGCCATACGATGAATCGGTATGATTGGCAGCAGTATCTTCATTTTGCGGATAAGTGGCTGAGGAGGTAA
- a CDS encoding dihydrodipicolinate synthase family protein, protein MKELFPVKGIITVLNTPFDSNDRLDEQALRLHVRMAMEAGVAGFLVPAMASEVYKLTMAERLKMVGIVTEEAGEKVPVFAGAGETDHQKRLEIVGRYLELGCRNVLLQIPFENEELFKSHFRQVADLGIETIMLQDWDASGYGLPDPLILDLFNTVEAFRCLKIETVPAGVKYSRLLQLTEGRLHLSGGWAVTQMIEALQRGVHAFMPTGMHFIYTAIYNAFQAGEYVRAEALFNELLPVLAFSNQHLDISIHFYKRLLHRQGIYSTPLVRQPILPFDSYHEKLADRLMERVIRLEAAVKG, encoded by the coding sequence ATGAAAGAATTGTTTCCTGTAAAAGGAATTATTACAGTTTTAAATACCCCGTTTGATTCAAACGACAGACTGGACGAGCAGGCGCTGAGGCTGCATGTGCGCATGGCTATGGAGGCGGGTGTGGCAGGTTTTCTGGTTCCGGCCATGGCATCGGAGGTCTATAAGCTGACTATGGCGGAGCGTTTGAAAATGGTTGGTATTGTGACCGAAGAAGCGGGAGAGAAAGTACCTGTTTTTGCCGGAGCAGGCGAAACCGATCATCAAAAACGTTTGGAGATTGTCGGTAGATATCTGGAACTCGGTTGCAGAAATGTGTTATTACAAATACCTTTTGAAAACGAGGAACTGTTTAAATCACATTTTCGGCAAGTGGCAGATCTGGGGATCGAAACCATTATGCTGCAGGATTGGGATGCGTCGGGTTATGGCCTGCCTGATCCCTTAATTCTGGATTTGTTTAACACGGTGGAGGCATTTCGATGTCTTAAAATCGAAACAGTTCCTGCAGGAGTTAAATACAGTCGTTTGCTTCAGTTGACTGAGGGGCGTCTGCATTTAAGTGGCGGATGGGCGGTAACGCAGATGATCGAGGCGCTGCAACGAGGCGTGCATGCGTTCATGCCAACCGGTATGCATTTTATATATACTGCCATTTACAATGCTTTTCAGGCCGGGGAGTATGTACGGGCGGAAGCGTTGTTTAATGAGTTGCTGCCCGTATTGGCTTTTTCAAACCAGCACCTGGATATCTCCATACACTTTTACAAACGTCTGCTACACCGGCAGGGCATTTACAGTACGCCCCTGGTGCGTCAACCTATCCTTCCGTTTGATTCGTATCACGAAAAGCTGGCAGACCGGCTTATGGAAAGGGTGATTAGACTGGAGGCTGCGGTTAAGGGTTGA
- a CDS encoding DUF1304 domain-containing protein, with translation MEILSKILVGMVALEHLYILYLEMFAWETKGKEVFKGSLAPELFKPTKTLAANQGLYNGFLAAGLIWTFFITDHHWAFYIAVFFLTCVLVAGIYGAVTASRKIFFVQALPAIVALIVLHIR, from the coding sequence ATGGAAATCCTATCAAAAATCCTCGTTGGCATGGTGGCGCTGGAACACCTGTATATCCTTTACCTCGAAATGTTTGCCTGGGAAACAAAAGGCAAAGAAGTTTTCAAAGGCTCACTGGCACCCGAGCTGTTTAAACCCACAAAAACCCTTGCTGCCAATCAGGGGCTGTACAATGGTTTCTTAGCCGCCGGCCTCATCTGGACCTTCTTCATTACAGACCATCACTGGGCCTTTTACATTGCCGTTTTCTTTCTGACGTGCGTCCTTGTCGCAGGCATCTATGGTGCAGTTACCGCCAGCCGGAAAATATTCTTTGTGCAGGCCCTGCCCGCTATTGTGGCACTGATCGTGTTACATATCCGTTAA
- a CDS encoding ThuA domain-containing protein: protein MIKKIYPLLLVALSAVSSHAQQFKALLFTKTAGFHHTSIHEGVDGVRNLAARHNFTVDWQEDPSVFNEQRLKAFDVVIFLNTTGDILNAEQQTAFEKYIQSGKGWVGIHAAADTEYDWAWYTKLVGMMFYTHPAQQTAYLDVVNSNFPGLERFPKRMLWTDEWYEYQKPYKSDDLKFLITLDEKTYNPKTSKGNGMGDVHPIAWYHPYDGGRAFYTGLGHIGMVYSDQSFLDHLYGGIFWAATGKGVK from the coding sequence ATGATCAAAAAAATATATCCACTGCTGCTGGTAGCCCTGAGTGCCGTTTCGTCCCACGCCCAGCAGTTCAAAGCTTTGTTGTTTACGAAAACAGCGGGGTTTCACCACACTTCCATTCATGAAGGCGTTGATGGCGTGCGGAATCTTGCCGCCAGGCATAATTTTACCGTTGACTGGCAGGAAGACCCCTCCGTTTTTAATGAGCAGCGGCTTAAAGCTTTTGATGTAGTAATTTTCTTGAATACGACGGGAGACATCCTGAATGCAGAACAACAGACGGCCTTTGAAAAATATATTCAGTCTGGCAAAGGCTGGGTGGGTATCCATGCCGCAGCAGATACCGAGTATGACTGGGCCTGGTACACCAAGCTGGTGGGGATGATGTTTTATACACACCCTGCGCAACAAACGGCATATCTGGATGTAGTCAACAGTAATTTCCCCGGGCTGGAGCGTTTCCCCAAACGAATGCTCTGGACCGACGAATGGTATGAATACCAGAAACCATACAAATCCGACGATCTCAAATTCCTGATCACACTGGACGAAAAAACGTATAATCCCAAAACCAGTAAAGGCAACGGCATGGGTGACGTGCACCCCATTGCATGGTACCATCCTTACGACGGCGGAAGAGCCTTTTATACAGGCTTGGGGCACATCGGAATGGTTTACTCCGACCAGTCCTTTCTGGATCACCTATACGGAGGCATCTTCTGGGCTGCCACTGGAAAAGGCGTAAAGTAA
- a CDS encoding BNR-4 repeat-containing protein, producing the protein MMRISLLIFTFLSFISTLSAQTVSTLTNDGAWCWFSDPRAIYTSNKNGQIVTGWVTKTGDILAASLDLKSGKVISKVLYTQLEIDDHDNPAFLQLPNNRILAQYTWHGGSKNGMGVIQNTTLQPWDITTFSDSLVFKPQTPALLEKFKRETYTYANPFMLSGENNKIFSFGRWVGFKPNLITSTDNGKTWSDPMVVITSKELNTNNRPYVKYYSDGKSRIHLIFTDGHPNAEPLNSVYYCYYEKGAFWRADGSKIANMDQLPFHPSDASIVYKATAETGKAWIFDIVPDRKGRPVVAYTRYPTNQQHQYYYAVWDGQKWNDNHLTDSGKWFPQTPEGKKEREENYSGGLTIDPLDPSVVYFSHEVNNVFEISKGETRDLGKSWKITPITRNSEFDNVRPVIPRYKKKGDKNVLLWMRNRKYVHYTDYDSDILWKILP; encoded by the coding sequence ATGATGAGAATCAGCCTTCTAATTTTCACTTTCCTCAGTTTCATTTCAACACTTTCTGCCCAGACAGTTTCAACCCTCACAAACGACGGTGCATGGTGCTGGTTCAGCGACCCGAGGGCCATTTATACCAGTAATAAAAACGGACAAATTGTAACGGGCTGGGTTACCAAAACAGGCGATATCCTGGCGGCTTCTCTGGATCTTAAATCAGGTAAAGTGATCAGCAAGGTACTGTACACCCAACTGGAAATTGACGACCATGACAACCCGGCTTTTCTCCAGCTTCCCAACAACCGGATACTTGCTCAATATACCTGGCATGGAGGCAGTAAAAACGGCATGGGCGTGATCCAGAATACAACTTTACAGCCATGGGATATTACTACGTTTTCGGACTCGCTGGTTTTTAAACCGCAGACACCGGCTCTGCTGGAAAAGTTTAAACGTGAGACGTACACTTATGCCAATCCGTTTATGCTGAGCGGAGAAAACAACAAAATTTTCAGCTTTGGCCGTTGGGTAGGATTCAAACCCAACCTGATTACCTCTACCGACAATGGCAAGACCTGGTCTGACCCCATGGTGGTGATCACCTCCAAAGAACTTAACACCAACAACCGGCCGTACGTCAAATACTATTCAGATGGCAAATCCCGCATCCATCTTATTTTTACTGACGGGCATCCTAATGCCGAACCGTTGAACTCGGTTTATTACTGTTACTACGAAAAAGGTGCTTTCTGGCGTGCGGACGGATCCAAAATTGCCAATATGGATCAACTACCATTTCATCCGTCCGATGCCTCCATTGTATACAAAGCCACTGCCGAAACAGGAAAAGCCTGGATTTTTGACATCGTGCCAGACCGGAAGGGACGGCCCGTTGTTGCCTATACCCGTTACCCTACCAACCAGCAGCATCAGTATTATTATGCCGTATGGGATGGTCAGAAATGGAACGACAACCATCTGACAGATTCCGGCAAATGGTTCCCTCAGACGCCGGAGGGCAAAAAGGAACGGGAAGAAAATTATTCAGGCGGCCTCACCATTGACCCGCTGGACCCTTCGGTGGTATATTTTTCACACGAGGTTAACAATGTATTTGAAATATCAAAAGGAGAAACCAGGGACTTGGGCAAAAGCTGGAAAATCACGCCGATCACCCGAAATTCTGAGTTTGATAATGTTCGTCCGGTGATTCCCAGATACAAAAAAAAGGGCGACAAAAATGTGTTGCTCTGGATGCGAAACCGGAAATACGTCCACTATACCGATTACGATTCGGATATACTCTGGAAGATATTACCCTGA
- a CDS encoding winged helix-turn-helix transcriptional regulator, translated as MTRIKESSTYHANREIVLNTCPVTYVMNKIGGHWKPIILYHLLSGSKRYNEIKKAMPHITEKMLIQHLKQLEADHLLTREAKPVVPPYVTYTLTESGRELETVINEMARWAFRDMERQVNSSSLN; from the coding sequence ATGACAAGAATCAAGGAGAGTTCGACCTACCATGCCAACAGAGAGATTGTCCTGAATACCTGCCCTGTCACCTATGTGATGAACAAGATCGGAGGACACTGGAAACCTATCATTTTATATCACCTTTTATCGGGCAGCAAACGATACAATGAAATCAAAAAGGCGATGCCCCACATAACTGAAAAGATGCTGATCCAGCACCTCAAACAGCTGGAAGCCGACCATTTACTAACCAGGGAAGCCAAACCGGTTGTCCCTCCATACGTTACCTATACGCTCACGGAATCGGGCAGAGAACTGGAGACCGTGATCAATGAAATGGCCCGATGGGCATTCCGGGATATGGAGCGACAGGTAAACAGCTCTTCACTAAATTGA
- a CDS encoding NAD(P)H-binding protein, which produces MKYIITGSLGNISLPVTENLVKDGHEVTVISSNPGKKEAIEKLGAKPAIGSVTDASFLSDVFRNADVAYLMVPSDFSAPDYPKLQREIADHYVGAIAGSSITHVVLLSSIGAHLRQGAGPIDGLGYLEERLLELKDVHTKFLRPSYFFNNLYSQAGLISHAGIAGSNFGNTEEKLVLVHTGDIAIVASRYLLDLSFTGNSITYISSDERHPNEIAELLGKSVDKEGIPWITFTDEQAQQGMVDGGLSPGFADLYVKMGRAIREGKLQEHYWQNRPEVLGTYKLEDFVKAFSLAYHKG; this is translated from the coding sequence ATGAAATACATCATCACAGGGTCACTTGGTAACATCAGCTTACCCGTAACAGAAAATTTGGTCAAAGACGGGCACGAGGTAACGGTAATCAGCAGTAACCCCGGGAAAAAGGAAGCAATAGAAAAACTGGGCGCAAAGCCGGCGATTGGTTCCGTAACGGACGCGTCGTTCCTGTCGGATGTTTTCAGAAATGCAGATGTGGCATATCTGATGGTCCCCAGCGATTTTTCGGCGCCGGACTACCCTAAATTACAGCGTGAAATTGCCGATCATTATGTAGGGGCTATTGCTGGCAGCAGTATCACACACGTGGTTTTATTGAGCAGTATCGGGGCGCATTTGAGGCAAGGTGCGGGGCCCATCGACGGGTTGGGATATCTGGAAGAAAGATTACTGGAGTTGAAAGATGTACATACTAAATTCCTCCGTCCTTCTTATTTCTTCAACAACCTTTACAGCCAGGCTGGCCTCATCAGCCATGCGGGCATTGCGGGAAGCAATTTCGGTAATACCGAGGAAAAACTGGTACTGGTTCATACCGGGGACATCGCGATTGTTGCATCCAGGTACCTGCTGGATCTGTCGTTCACCGGTAACAGCATAACATATATCTCCAGTGACGAAAGACATCCCAATGAAATTGCAGAACTACTGGGCAAATCTGTTGACAAGGAGGGTATACCCTGGATCACTTTCACAGATGAGCAGGCGCAGCAGGGAATGGTAGACGGAGGCTTGAGCCCTGGTTTTGCCGATCTGTATGTTAAAATGGGCAGGGCTATCCGTGAAGGAAAATTACAGGAACATTACTGGCAAAACCGGCCCGAGGTTTTAGGAACCTATAAGCTGGAAGATTTTGTGAAAGCATTCAGTCTGGCGTATCACAAGGGCTGA